In Phyllostomus discolor isolate MPI-MPIP mPhyDis1 chromosome 2, mPhyDis1.pri.v3, whole genome shotgun sequence, the following are encoded in one genomic region:
- the ANKRD52 gene encoding serine/threonine-protein phosphatase 6 regulatory ankyrin repeat subunit C isoform X2, which yields MGILSITDQPPLVQAIFSRDVEEVRSLLSQKENINVLDQERRTPLHAAAYVGDVPILQLLLMSGANVNAKDTLWLTPLHRAAASRNEKVLGLLLAHSADVNARDKLWQTPLHVAAANRATKCAEALAPLLSSLNVADRSGRSALHHAVHSGHLETVNLLLNKGASLNVCDKKERQPLHWAAFLGHLEVLKLLVARGADLGCKDRKGYGLLHTAAASGQIEVVKYLLRMGAEIDEPNAFGNTALHIACYLGQDAVAIELVNAGANVNQPNDKGFTPLHVAAVSTNGALCLELLVNNGADVNYQSKEGKSPLHMAAIHGRFTRSQILIQNGSEIDCADKFGNTPLHVAARYGHELLISTLMTNGADTARRGIHDMFPLHLAVLFGFSDCCRKLLSSGQLYSIVSSLSNEHVLSAGFDINTPDNLGRTCLHAAASGGNVECLNLLLSSGADLRRRDKFGRTPLHYAAANGSYQCAVTLVTAGASVNEADCKGCSPLHYAAASDTYRRAEPHSSPSHDAEEDEPLKESRRKEAFFCLEFLLDNGADPSLRDRQGYTAVHYAAAYGNRQNLELLLEMSFNCLEDVESTIPVSPLHLAAYNGHCEALKTLAETLVNLDVRDHKGRTALFLATERGSTECVEVLTAHGASALIKERKRKWTPLHAAAASGHTDSLHLLIDSGERADITDVMDAYGQTPLMLAIMNGHVDCVHLLLEKGSTADAADLRGCTALHRGAVTGCEDCLAALLDHDAFVLCRDFKGRTPIHLASACGHTAVLRTLLQAALSTDPLDAGVDYSGYSPMHWASYTGHEDCLELLLEHSPFSYLEGNPFTPLHCAVINNQDSTTEMLLGALGAKIVNSRDAKGRTPLHAAAFADNVSGLRMLLQHQAEVNATDHTGRTALMTAAEHGQTAAVEFLLYRGKADLTVLDENKNTALHLACSKGHEKCALLILAETQDLGLINATNSALQMPLHIAARNGLASVVQALLSRGATVLAVDEEGHTPALACAPNKDVADCLALILSTMKPFPPKDAVSPFSFSLLKNCGIAAAKTVGGCGALPHGASCPYSQERHGAIGLDGCYSE from the exons GACCAAGAGAGGAGAACCCCACTGCATGCTGCTGCCTACGTAGGCGATGTCCCCATCCTCCAGTTGCTACTGATGTCAG GTGCTAATGTCAACGCTAAGGACACACTGTGGCTGACCCCTCTTCATCGTGCTGCTGCCTCCCGAAATGAG AAggtgctggggctgctgctggcacATTCAGCAGATGTGAATGCCCGGGACAAGCTGTGGCAGACACCATTGCATGTGGCTGCCGCCAACCGGGCCACCAAGTGTGCCGAGGCTCTGGCACCCCTGTTGAGCAGCCTCAACGTGGCTGACAGGAGTGGGCGCAGTGCCCTGCACCACGCAGTACATAGTGGGCATCTGGAG ACGGTGAACCTGCTCCTCAATAAGGGAGCCAGCCTGAATGTCTGTGACAAAAAGGAGCGGCAGCCTCTGCACTGGGCAGCTTTTCTAG GGCATTTGGAGGTCCTCAAACTGCTGGTGGCACGGGGAGCAGATCTTGGCTGCAAGGACCGCAAGGGCTACGGGCTGCTCCATACAGCTGCTGCCAGTGGCCAGATTGAAGTGGTGAAGTACCTGCTGCGGATGGGGGCTGAG ATTGATGAGCCCAACGCTTTTGGAAACACAGCTTTGCACATTGCCTGCTACCTGGGCCAGGATGCTGTGGCTATTGAGCTGGTGAATGCAGGAGCCAATGTCAACCAGCCGAATGACAAGGGCTTCACGCCGCTACATGTGGCTGCAGTGTCCACCAATGGCGCTCTCTGCTTGGAGCTGCTGGTCAATAACGGGGCTGATGTCAACTACCAG AGCAAAGAAGGGAAAAGTCCTCTGCACATGGCTGCCATCCACGGCCGCTTCACCCGCTCCCAGATCCTCATCCAGAATG GCAGCGAGATAGACTGTGCTGACAAATTTGGGAACACGCCACTGCATGTGGCCGCTCGCTACGGACACGAGCTGCTCATCAGCACCCTCATGACCAATGGCGCGGATACCGCCCG GCGCGGCATCCACGACATGTTCCCCCTGCACTTAGCTGTCCTTTTTGGATTCTCTGACTGTTGTCGCAAGCTTCTTTCCTCAG GTCAGCTGTACAGCATTGTGTCTTCACTCAGCAATGAGCACGTGCTTTCAGCTGGGTTTGACATCAACACGCCTGACAACCTTGGCCGCACCTGTCTTCATGCTGCTGCTTCTGGAGG GAATGTTGAATGTCTTAATTTGCTGTTGAGTAGTGGAGCTGACTTGAGGAGGAGAGACAAATTCGGAAG GACCCCACTCCACTACGCGGCCGCTAATGGCAGCTACCAGTGCGCTGTCACACTGGTGACCGCCGGGGCCAGTGTCAACGAAGCTGACTGCAAAGGCTGCTCCCCCCTCCACTATGCTGCCGCCTCTGACACCTACAGGAG AGCAGAGCCCCACTCATCTCCCAGCCACGATGCTGAAGAGGATGAGCCACTGAAGGAGTCCCGCAGGAAGGAGGCCTTCTT CTGTCTGGAGTTCTTACTGGATAACGGTGCAGACCCCTCCCTGCGGGACAGGCAGGGCTACACAGCGGTGCACTATGCAGCTGCCTATGGCAACAGACAGAACCTCGAACTG CTCTTAGAAATGTCCTTTAACTGCCTGGAGGATGTGGAGAGCACCATTCCAGTCAGCCCTTTGCACTTAGCT GCCTACAACGGTCACTGTGAAGCCCTGAAGACACTGGCTGAAACGCTGGTGAACCTGGATGTGAGGGACCACAAGGGCCGGACTGCGCTCTTCCTGGCCACTGAGCGAGGCTCTACCGAGTGTGTGGAGGTGCTTACAGCGCACGGCGCCTCTGCCCTCATCAAGGAGCGCAAGCGCAAGTGGACACCCCTGCACGCTGCTG CTGCCTCTGGCCACACTGATTCCCTGCACTTGCTGATCGACAGTGGGGAACGAGCTGACATCACAGATGTCATGGATGCCTATGGACA AACCCCACTGATGCTGGCCATCATGAATGGCCACGTGGACTGTGTACATCTGCTGCTAGAGAAAGGATCCACAGCTGATGCTGCTGACCTCCggggctgcactgccctccacCGTGGG GCAGtgactggctgtgaggactgCCTGGCTGCCCTGCTGGACCACGACGCGTTTGTGCTGTGCCGAGACTTCAAGGGCCGCACGCCCATTCACCTGGCCTCAGCCTGCGGCCACACCGCAGTCCTGCGGACCCTGCTGCAGGCCGCCCTCTCCACAGACCCCCTGGATGCTGGGGTGGACTACAGCGGATACTCGCCCATGCACTGGGCCTCCTACACTG GACATGAAGATTGTCTGGAGTTGTTACTTGAACACAGCCCATTTTCTTACCTGGAAGGAAACCCCTTCACTCCTTTGCACTGTGCAGT aatTAATAACCAGGACAGCACCACAGAGATGCTGCTGGGAGCTCTGGGTGCCAAGATTGTGAACAGCCGAGATGCCAAAGGACG GACCCCTCTTCACGCCGCTGCCTTCGCGGACAACGTCTCTGGGCTCCGGATGCTGCTGCAGCATCAGGCCGAGGTGAACGCCACTGACCACACGGGCCGTACCGCGCTCATGACGGCGGCCGAGCACGGACAGACCGCTGCTGTGG AATTTCTGCTGTATCGAGGGAAGGCAGACCTTACTGTGCTGGATGAGAACAAGAACACTGCCCTCCACTTGGCTTGTAGCAAG ggccaTGAGAAATGTGCCCTCTTGATCCTGGCAGAAACCCAAGACCTTGGCCTTATCAATGCTACCAACAGCGCGCTGCAGAT GCCACTCCACATTGCTGCCCGGAATGGTCTAGCTTCTGTGGTGCAGGCCTTGCTGAGTCGTGGGGCCACAGTGCTGGCTGTGGATGAAGAAG GTCACACCCCAGCACTGGCCTGCGCCCCTAACAAAGATGTGGCAGATTGCCTGGCCTTGATCCTTTCCACCATGAAGCCTTTCCCACCCAAGGACGCCGTCAGTCCTTTCAGCTTCAGCCTGCTCAAGAACTGCGGCATTGCAGCAGCCAAGACGGTGGGTGGCTGCGGGGCCCTGCCCCACGGGGCCTCCTGCCCCTACAGCCAGGAGCGGCACGGCGCCATTGGGTTAGACGGCTGCTACTCTGAGTAG
- the ANKRD52 gene encoding serine/threonine-protein phosphatase 6 regulatory ankyrin repeat subunit C isoform X1, whose amino-acid sequence MGILSITDQPPLVQAIFSRDVEEVRSLLSQKENINVLDQERRTPLHAAAYVGDVPILQLLLMSGANVNAKDTLWLTPLHRAAASRNEKVLGLLLAHSADVNARDKLWQTPLHVAAANRATKCAEALAPLLSSLNVADRSGRSALHHAVHSGHLETVNLLLNKGASLNVCDKKERQPLHWAAFLGHLEVLKLLVARGADLGCKDRKGYGLLHTAAASGQIEVVKYLLRMGAEIDEPNAFGNTALHIACYLGQDAVAIELVNAGANVNQPNDKGFTPLHVAAVSTNGALCLELLVNNGADVNYQSKEGKSPLHMAAIHGRFTRSQILIQNGSEIDCADKFGNTPLHVAARYGHELLISTLMTNGADTARRGIHDMFPLHLAVLFGFSDCCRKLLSSGQLYSIVSSLSNEHVLSAGFDINTPDNLGRTCLHAAASGGNVECLNLLLSSGADLRRRDKFGRTPLHYAAANGSYQCAVTLVTAGASVNEADCKGCSPLHYAAASDTYRRAEPHSSPSHDAEEDEPLKESRRKEAFLLPLAPSCLEFLLDNGADPSLRDRQGYTAVHYAAAYGNRQNLELLLEMSFNCLEDVESTIPVSPLHLAAYNGHCEALKTLAETLVNLDVRDHKGRTALFLATERGSTECVEVLTAHGASALIKERKRKWTPLHAAAASGHTDSLHLLIDSGERADITDVMDAYGQTPLMLAIMNGHVDCVHLLLEKGSTADAADLRGCTALHRGAVTGCEDCLAALLDHDAFVLCRDFKGRTPIHLASACGHTAVLRTLLQAALSTDPLDAGVDYSGYSPMHWASYTGHEDCLELLLEHSPFSYLEGNPFTPLHCAVINNQDSTTEMLLGALGAKIVNSRDAKGRTPLHAAAFADNVSGLRMLLQHQAEVNATDHTGRTALMTAAEHGQTAAVEFLLYRGKADLTVLDENKNTALHLACSKGHEKCALLILAETQDLGLINATNSALQMPLHIAARNGLASVVQALLSRGATVLAVDEEGHTPALACAPNKDVADCLALILSTMKPFPPKDAVSPFSFSLLKNCGIAAAKTVGGCGALPHGASCPYSQERHGAIGLDGCYSE is encoded by the exons GACCAAGAGAGGAGAACCCCACTGCATGCTGCTGCCTACGTAGGCGATGTCCCCATCCTCCAGTTGCTACTGATGTCAG GTGCTAATGTCAACGCTAAGGACACACTGTGGCTGACCCCTCTTCATCGTGCTGCTGCCTCCCGAAATGAG AAggtgctggggctgctgctggcacATTCAGCAGATGTGAATGCCCGGGACAAGCTGTGGCAGACACCATTGCATGTGGCTGCCGCCAACCGGGCCACCAAGTGTGCCGAGGCTCTGGCACCCCTGTTGAGCAGCCTCAACGTGGCTGACAGGAGTGGGCGCAGTGCCCTGCACCACGCAGTACATAGTGGGCATCTGGAG ACGGTGAACCTGCTCCTCAATAAGGGAGCCAGCCTGAATGTCTGTGACAAAAAGGAGCGGCAGCCTCTGCACTGGGCAGCTTTTCTAG GGCATTTGGAGGTCCTCAAACTGCTGGTGGCACGGGGAGCAGATCTTGGCTGCAAGGACCGCAAGGGCTACGGGCTGCTCCATACAGCTGCTGCCAGTGGCCAGATTGAAGTGGTGAAGTACCTGCTGCGGATGGGGGCTGAG ATTGATGAGCCCAACGCTTTTGGAAACACAGCTTTGCACATTGCCTGCTACCTGGGCCAGGATGCTGTGGCTATTGAGCTGGTGAATGCAGGAGCCAATGTCAACCAGCCGAATGACAAGGGCTTCACGCCGCTACATGTGGCTGCAGTGTCCACCAATGGCGCTCTCTGCTTGGAGCTGCTGGTCAATAACGGGGCTGATGTCAACTACCAG AGCAAAGAAGGGAAAAGTCCTCTGCACATGGCTGCCATCCACGGCCGCTTCACCCGCTCCCAGATCCTCATCCAGAATG GCAGCGAGATAGACTGTGCTGACAAATTTGGGAACACGCCACTGCATGTGGCCGCTCGCTACGGACACGAGCTGCTCATCAGCACCCTCATGACCAATGGCGCGGATACCGCCCG GCGCGGCATCCACGACATGTTCCCCCTGCACTTAGCTGTCCTTTTTGGATTCTCTGACTGTTGTCGCAAGCTTCTTTCCTCAG GTCAGCTGTACAGCATTGTGTCTTCACTCAGCAATGAGCACGTGCTTTCAGCTGGGTTTGACATCAACACGCCTGACAACCTTGGCCGCACCTGTCTTCATGCTGCTGCTTCTGGAGG GAATGTTGAATGTCTTAATTTGCTGTTGAGTAGTGGAGCTGACTTGAGGAGGAGAGACAAATTCGGAAG GACCCCACTCCACTACGCGGCCGCTAATGGCAGCTACCAGTGCGCTGTCACACTGGTGACCGCCGGGGCCAGTGTCAACGAAGCTGACTGCAAAGGCTGCTCCCCCCTCCACTATGCTGCCGCCTCTGACACCTACAGGAG AGCAGAGCCCCACTCATCTCCCAGCCACGATGCTGAAGAGGATGAGCCACTGAAGGAGTCCCGCAGGAAGGAGGCCTTCTT GCTACCTCTTGCCCCCAGCTGTCTGGAGTTCTTACTGGATAACGGTGCAGACCCCTCCCTGCGGGACAGGCAGGGCTACACAGCGGTGCACTATGCAGCTGCCTATGGCAACAGACAGAACCTCGAACTG CTCTTAGAAATGTCCTTTAACTGCCTGGAGGATGTGGAGAGCACCATTCCAGTCAGCCCTTTGCACTTAGCT GCCTACAACGGTCACTGTGAAGCCCTGAAGACACTGGCTGAAACGCTGGTGAACCTGGATGTGAGGGACCACAAGGGCCGGACTGCGCTCTTCCTGGCCACTGAGCGAGGCTCTACCGAGTGTGTGGAGGTGCTTACAGCGCACGGCGCCTCTGCCCTCATCAAGGAGCGCAAGCGCAAGTGGACACCCCTGCACGCTGCTG CTGCCTCTGGCCACACTGATTCCCTGCACTTGCTGATCGACAGTGGGGAACGAGCTGACATCACAGATGTCATGGATGCCTATGGACA AACCCCACTGATGCTGGCCATCATGAATGGCCACGTGGACTGTGTACATCTGCTGCTAGAGAAAGGATCCACAGCTGATGCTGCTGACCTCCggggctgcactgccctccacCGTGGG GCAGtgactggctgtgaggactgCCTGGCTGCCCTGCTGGACCACGACGCGTTTGTGCTGTGCCGAGACTTCAAGGGCCGCACGCCCATTCACCTGGCCTCAGCCTGCGGCCACACCGCAGTCCTGCGGACCCTGCTGCAGGCCGCCCTCTCCACAGACCCCCTGGATGCTGGGGTGGACTACAGCGGATACTCGCCCATGCACTGGGCCTCCTACACTG GACATGAAGATTGTCTGGAGTTGTTACTTGAACACAGCCCATTTTCTTACCTGGAAGGAAACCCCTTCACTCCTTTGCACTGTGCAGT aatTAATAACCAGGACAGCACCACAGAGATGCTGCTGGGAGCTCTGGGTGCCAAGATTGTGAACAGCCGAGATGCCAAAGGACG GACCCCTCTTCACGCCGCTGCCTTCGCGGACAACGTCTCTGGGCTCCGGATGCTGCTGCAGCATCAGGCCGAGGTGAACGCCACTGACCACACGGGCCGTACCGCGCTCATGACGGCGGCCGAGCACGGACAGACCGCTGCTGTGG AATTTCTGCTGTATCGAGGGAAGGCAGACCTTACTGTGCTGGATGAGAACAAGAACACTGCCCTCCACTTGGCTTGTAGCAAG ggccaTGAGAAATGTGCCCTCTTGATCCTGGCAGAAACCCAAGACCTTGGCCTTATCAATGCTACCAACAGCGCGCTGCAGAT GCCACTCCACATTGCTGCCCGGAATGGTCTAGCTTCTGTGGTGCAGGCCTTGCTGAGTCGTGGGGCCACAGTGCTGGCTGTGGATGAAGAAG GTCACACCCCAGCACTGGCCTGCGCCCCTAACAAAGATGTGGCAGATTGCCTGGCCTTGATCCTTTCCACCATGAAGCCTTTCCCACCCAAGGACGCCGTCAGTCCTTTCAGCTTCAGCCTGCTCAAGAACTGCGGCATTGCAGCAGCCAAGACGGTGGGTGGCTGCGGGGCCCTGCCCCACGGGGCCTCCTGCCCCTACAGCCAGGAGCGGCACGGCGCCATTGGGTTAGACGGCTGCTACTCTGAGTAG
- the SLC39A5 gene encoding zinc transporter ZIP5, translating into MGLPMSHLLVAICVCAALGWGGGSEPDLGPAELEQSHYLAQLFGLYGENGTLSAGGLARLLHSLGLGRVQGLHLGHYGPPVGHTAAPAGDNSTHRPQDPEWNVDVWAELPLGPSGWGDPEQPKASPRPRRPAPSGLDLFHRLLLLDHSLADHLNEACLNGSQLLVNFGLSPAAPLTPRQFALLCPALLYQIDSRVCIQAPVPTPPGDLLSALVHSTLAVLLLSLPAPLSLLLLRLLGSRLLRPLLGFLGAVAVGTLCGDALLHLLPHAQGGHHAGPSGRPEENLGPGLSVLGGLFLLFLLENVLGILRHRELRPRCCRRKRKDLRTPNLDPEDGSGMALQPRPAAPEPGALGCSEQNSQPPPAPALSGHQGHSHGHQGGSDTSITWMVLLGDGLHNLTDGLAIGAAFSHGFSSGLSTTLAVFCHELPHELGDFAMLLRAGFPFRRLLLLSLVSGALGLGGAALGVGLSLGPVPLTPWVFGATAGVFLYVALVDMLPALLRPPEPLLALEVLLQGLGLLLGGSLMLAIALLEERLRAPLSDG; encoded by the exons ATGGGGCTCCCAATGAGTCATCTGCTGGTggccatatgtgtgtgtgcggccttgggctggggagggggctcagaACCTGACCTGGGCCCTGCTGAGCTGGAGCAGAGCCATTACCTGGCCCAGCTGTTTGGCCTGTACGGGGAGAACGGCACGCTGTCTGCAGGGGGCCTCGCCAGGCTTCTGCACAGTCTGGGGCTCGGCCGGGTTCAGGGGCTGCACCTGGGACACTACGGGCCTCCTGTGGGTCACACTGCAGCCCCTGCTGGAGACAATTCCACTCACAG GCCACAGGACCCTGAATGGAATGTGGATGTCTGGGCAGAGCTGCCTCTGGGTCCCTCAGGGTGGGGTGACCCTGAGCAGCCCAAGGCCTCACCACGACCCCGTCGGCCAGCCCCCTCGGGCCTGGACCTCTTTCACAGGCTTCTGCTGCTGGACCATTCACTGGCTGACCACCTGAATGAGGCC TGTCTGAATGGCTCCCAGCTGCTGGTCAATTTTGGCCTGAGCCCCGCCGCCCCTCTCACCCCTCGTCAGTTTGCTCTGCTGTGCCCAGCCCTGCTTTATCAGATCGACAGCCGTGTCTGCATCCAAGCCCCAGTTCCAACCCCGCCAGGGGATCTACTGTCTG CCCTGGTTCACAGCACCCTGGCAgtcctgctgctcagcctccctgctcccctctccttgTTGCTGCTGCGGCTCCTTGGATCTCGTCTATTGCGGCCCCTGCTGGGCTTCCTAGGGGCCGTGGCTGTGGGCACACTTTGTGGGGACGCGCTGCTACACCTGCTGCCACAT GCACAAGGAGGGCACCATGCCGGACCTAGTGGGCGACCGGAGGAAAACCTGGGCCCAGGGCTGTCAGTGCTCGGCGGTCTCTTCCTGCTCTTCTTGCTGGAGAACGTGCTAGGGATTTTGCGGCACCGAGAGCTAAGGCCA AGGTGCTGCAGGCGGAAAAGAAAGGATCTCAGAACACCAAACCTGGATCCGGAGGACGGCAGCGGGATGGCACTTCAGCCCCGACCGGCAGCTCCAG AGCCAGGGGCACTGGGCTGCAGCGAGCAGAACAgccagcccccaccagccccagcccttTCTGGGCACCAAGGCCACAGTCACGGGCACCAGGGTGGCAGTGACACCAGTATAACATGGATGGTCCTCCTGGGAGATGGTCTGCACAACCTCACTGATGGGCTGGCCATAG GTGCTGCCTTCTCTCATGGCTTCTCCAGTGGCCTCAGCACCACCTTGGCAGTGTTCTGCCACGAGCTGCCCCATGAACTGG GTGACTTTGCAATGCTGCTCCGGGCGGGGTTTCCCTTTCGGCGGTTGCTGCTGCTGAGCCTGGTGTCTGGAGCTCTAGGGCTGGGGGGTGCAGCCCTGGGAGTTGGGCTCAGTCTGGGCCCTGTCCCCCTCACTCCCTGGGTGTTTGGGGCCACTGCTGGGGTCTTCCTCTACGTGGCTCTTGTGGACATG ctgcCTGCCCTGCTGCGTCCTCCTGAGCCCCTCCTTGCGCTCGAGGTgctgctgcaggggctggggctgctcctgggggGCAGCCTCATGCTCGCCATCGCCCTGCTGGAGGAGCGGCTACGGGCCCCACTCTCTGATGGctga
- the NABP2 gene encoding SOSS complex subunit B1, whose amino-acid sequence MTTETFVKDIKPGLKNLNLIFIVLETGRVTKTKDGHEVRTCKVADKTGSINISVWDDVGNLIQPGDIIRLTKGYASVFKGCLTLYTGRGGDLQKIGEFCMVYSEVPNFSEPNPEYNAQQAPNKTVQNDSSSTAPQPTTGPPAASPASESQNGNGLTASPGPGGGPHAPHTPSHPPSTRITRSQPNHTAAGPPGSSNNPVSNGKETRRSSKR is encoded by the exons ATGACGACGGAGACCTTCGTGAAGGATATCAAGCCCGGGCTCAAGAATCTGAACCTCATCTTCATTGTGCTGGAGACAG GCCGAGTGACCAAGACAAAGGATGGTCACGAGGTTCGGACCTGCAAAGTGGCAGACAAAACGGGCAGCATCAATATCTCCGTCTGGGACGATGTGGGCAACCTGATCCAACCTGGGGACATTATCCGGCTTACCAAAGG GTACGCTTCAGTGTTCAAAGGTTGTCTGACACTGTACACTGGCCGTGGGGGTGATCTTCAGAAGATTGGAGA ATTCTGTATGGTTTACTCCGAGGTTCCTAATTTCAGTGAGCCAAACCCAGAGTACAATGCCCAGCAGGCACCCAACAAAACG GTGCAGAACGACAGCAGCTCTACCGCTCCCCAGCCTACCACAGGACCCCCTGCTGCTTCTCCAG CCTCTGAGAGCCAGAACGGGAACGGACTGACTGCCTCACCTGGTCCTGGTGGTGGCCCACATGCCCCTCacactccttcccaccctcccagcACCCGAATTACCAGAAGCCAGCCCAACCACACAGCTGCTGGCCCTCCTGGCTCTTCCAACAACCCTGTCAGTAATGGCAAAGAAACCCggaggagcagcaagagatag